In one window of Macrobrachium rosenbergii isolate ZJJX-2024 chromosome 27, ASM4041242v1, whole genome shotgun sequence DNA:
- the LOC136853283 gene encoding 52 kDa repressor of the inhibitor of the protein kinase-like has translation MYTVVEMTVDDVQEAVEPPEHDEITGEMLHYRREDLPNPTSLRSELIVWETRWKSSLAHERPSTAIAAFKACTQLPKVKQLLQLLATIPVTTCCVERPFSALRRIKAEIGSTMSEERLEGLALMKIHNDVMTDVDKVTDDFAGHMNHCLLLI, from the exons ATGTATACGGTCGTGGAAATGACTGTTGATGATGTACAGGAAGCAGTAGAGCCACCAGAGCATGATGAGATTACAGGGGAGATGCTGCATTATCGTCGTGAGG ATCTTCCAAACCCAACTTCCCTTCGCAGTGAATTGATAGTGTGGGAAACAAGGTGGAAAAGCAGCTTGGCCCATGAAAGACCATCCACTGCCATTGCTGCTTTTAAGGCATGTACACAACTGCCTAAAGTTaagcagcttttgcagttgctaGCAACTATACCTGTGACGACCTGTTGTGTGGAGCGCCCATTTTCAGCACTAAGGAGAATAAAAGCGGAAATAGGATCTACAATGAGTGAGGAACGGTTGGAGGGGTTGGCACTTATGAAGATTCATAATGATGTTATGACAGATGTGGACAAAGTGACAGATGATTTTGCTGGGCATATGAATCATTGCCTTCTTCTGATTTAA